A DNA window from Hoplias malabaricus isolate fHopMal1 chromosome 5, fHopMal1.hap1, whole genome shotgun sequence contains the following coding sequences:
- the g0s2 gene encoding G0/G1 switch protein 2, whose translation METMQEIIPFVKEMLSTGPSKGSMKVYLVGGTFAFLGLVSGMVEVACSLFPEKEEPLLEKLMEEEKVVSMTEVTQEAQTTIPELDDMDPETEAKAKELPMLRQRRMSFRAHAS comes from the coding sequence ATGGAGACTATGCAGGAGATTATTCCATTTGTGAAAGAGATGCTGAGTACAGGACCCTCAAAGGGCTCCATGAAGGTTTACTTGGTCGGTGGCACCTTTGCGTTTCTGGGGTTAGTCAGTGGGATGGTGGAGGTGGCCTGTTCACTGTTCCCTGAGAAGGAAGAGCCTTTGCTTGAGAAACTGATGGAAGAGGAGAAGGTGGTATCCATGACAGAGGTGACCCAGGAGGCACAGACGACTATCCCAGAGCTGGACGACATGGATCCCGAAACAGAGGCCAAAGCTAAGGAACTGCCCATGCTCCGGCAGAGGCGTATGAGCTTCAGAGCACACGCCTCATAA